In one window of Saprospiraceae bacterium DNA:
- the prmA gene encoding 50S ribosomal protein L11 methyltransferase — MGQLSYLMNIPADEQDLHIALLYAEGVESFIQSEDHMEAFVDEKLSDLQQQIELYCLENNIPFSKKSHEVKDWNAVWESQFEALPIGKQLLVRATFHDPDPEFEYDLIIAPKMAFGTGHHETTSMILEYMTGIELHQKDVLDFGCGTGILGIFALLKGAGEVVFIDNDPLAIENTAENLTLNHLKCALLKLGGLDEVPDRKFDYILANITRNVLTECLPKLSSLLNPGGNIALSGFLASDKIEMEKLILENQLKLKFAIQKGEWICLIAET; from the coding sequence ATGGGTCAATTATCCTACCTGATGAATATCCCTGCAGATGAACAGGATCTGCACATCGCCTTGCTTTACGCCGAAGGAGTTGAATCGTTTATCCAAAGTGAGGACCACATGGAAGCTTTTGTGGATGAAAAACTTTCTGATCTTCAGCAACAAATTGAATTGTATTGTCTGGAGAACAACATCCCCTTTTCTAAAAAGTCGCACGAGGTAAAAGACTGGAATGCGGTTTGGGAATCACAATTCGAAGCCTTGCCGATAGGCAAACAATTGTTAGTAAGAGCAACTTTTCATGATCCTGATCCAGAGTTTGAATACGATTTGATCATTGCACCTAAAATGGCTTTTGGAACCGGCCACCACGAAACCACTTCAATGATCCTGGAATATATGACTGGGATTGAATTGCACCAAAAGGATGTGCTGGATTTTGGTTGCGGTACAGGAATTTTGGGAATATTTGCTTTGCTCAAAGGGGCTGGTGAAGTAGTCTTTATAGACAATGATCCACTGGCAATAGAAAATACAGCTGAAAATTTAACTCTTAATCATTTAAAGTGTGCGTTGTTGAAGTTGGGTGGTTTGGATGAGGTTCCCGATCGAAAATTTGATTATATCCTGGCCAACATCACGCGCAATGTATTGACAGAATGCCTTCCCAAACTATCTTCTTTGTTGAATCCTGGAGGCAACATCGCATTGTCAGGTTTTTTGGCAAGCGATAAAATTGAAATGGAAAAACTGATTCTGGAAAATCAATTGAAACTAAAATTTGCTATACAAAAGGGAGAGTGGATTTGCCTTATTGCGGAAACATAA
- the folD gene encoding bifunctional methylenetetrahydrofolate dehydrogenase/methenyltetrahydrofolate cyclohydrolase FolD, with amino-acid sequence MLILDGNKLSATIRKEIQDKVRLFCQNDVRPPHLAAVLIGDNPASQTYVRNKIKACDEVGFASTLIKKPATTSQEELMYVIKSLNEDPEIDGYIVQLPLPRHIDEHAINLAIDPAKDVDGFHPYNFGKMALGLSSLLPATPMGIMMMLDRYKIETEGKHCVVLGRSNIVGTPMALLMSKKSKPGNATVTIAHSKTSRLDQFCREADIIIAALGIPHFLKADMVKEGVVVVDVGINRIEDPSSSKGSRLVGDVEFDSVSQKASAISPVPGGVGPMTITALMENTWKAFSKKT; translated from the coding sequence ATGTTGATCTTGGACGGAAATAAATTGTCTGCAACTATTCGCAAAGAAATTCAGGACAAAGTGCGTTTATTCTGCCAGAATGATGTGAGGCCTCCCCATCTGGCAGCAGTTCTTATTGGAGACAATCCAGCCAGCCAGACCTATGTACGCAATAAAATTAAAGCTTGCGACGAAGTAGGATTTGCGTCCACACTGATCAAAAAACCAGCCACCACCAGCCAGGAAGAGTTGATGTACGTGATAAAATCATTAAATGAAGACCCCGAAATTGACGGCTATATCGTACAACTTCCATTGCCCCGCCATATTGACGAACATGCAATCAATCTGGCAATTGATCCGGCTAAAGATGTCGATGGCTTCCATCCCTATAATTTTGGTAAAATGGCTTTGGGTCTATCTTCTTTATTGCCTGCTACTCCAATGGGAATCATGATGATGCTCGACAGATATAAAATTGAAACTGAAGGAAAACATTGTGTTGTTCTTGGGAGAAGTAATATTGTCGGTACGCCTATGGCACTCCTGATGTCTAAAAAATCAAAGCCGGGTAACGCAACCGTAACCATTGCCCACAGTAAAACCAGCCGCCTCGATCAATTTTGCAGGGAAGCAGACATCATCATTGCTGCATTGGGAATTCCGCATTTTCTCAAAGCCGATATGGTCAAGGAGGGTGTTGTTGTGGTGGATGTAGGAATTAACCGGATCGAAGATCCCAGTTCATCTAAGGGGTCCAGACTTGTTGGAGATGTTGAATTTGATTCTGTTTCTCAAAAAGCTTCGGCGATCTCCCCGGTACCTGGTGGAGTAGGTCCGATGACGATCACTGCCTTGATGGAAAATACATGGAAAGCTTTTTCAAAAAAAACCTGA
- a CDS encoding GWxTD domain-containing protein, producing MTRNKSWKGICWILFIFSRISSQEAYVQPSVFYTSGHTPYLDLRIYISDKVWKKVYTSDSLQSMKIDLMMVLKNGENIIKAAKFQLHTPPSKSSVPFYHGEKWELTPGLYLLETSITDAFTPEIELSLIDTVWVKDKPATHGFSDIQLLQYAKTSSDSANQLWKNGIYGEPLPYHTYYAHQHILFAYVESYLEQNNPTPFYLKFTILRKDSFGLFVPVREWFKKRKAVPVDAQLIQQDISELTSGSYQLKIQLMDKDKQLICEENTHFIRENPFWDRIHYLFTSRKEDKFYFDTIPVELVDYGVRAVHPLITGIDVSTLNNLLKEKKEQEKRIFLFTYFSERYDTARIAFMNYLKLAKYLDQEFKSGFGYGFETDRGIMYLRYGRPDEIIKEDKDHGAFPYEIWKYNKIAKGGQTNVKFLFYNPDLAGSDFRLLHSTAIGERFNRKWEIELYKNAKDQFKGDNFFDATEMQPGINRRAREYFDN from the coding sequence ATGACCCGTAATAAGAGTTGGAAAGGCATATGCTGGATCTTATTTATATTCAGCAGGATTTCTTCTCAGGAAGCTTATGTACAACCCTCCGTTTTTTATACATCTGGGCACACTCCCTATTTAGATCTAAGAATTTATATCAGCGATAAAGTCTGGAAAAAAGTATATACTTCTGATAGCCTTCAAAGCATGAAGATCGATCTGATGATGGTCCTCAAAAATGGAGAAAACATCATCAAAGCAGCCAAATTCCAACTCCATACCCCTCCTTCAAAATCCAGTGTACCATTTTACCATGGAGAAAAATGGGAACTTACACCCGGACTTTACCTGCTGGAAACCTCAATAACTGATGCATTTACACCTGAAATAGAGTTAAGCCTGATTGATACCGTATGGGTCAAAGATAAACCGGCAACTCATGGATTTTCCGATATTCAATTGCTGCAATATGCTAAAACTTCTTCCGACAGCGCGAATCAACTTTGGAAAAATGGCATCTACGGAGAACCACTTCCATATCACACGTATTATGCACACCAACATATCCTTTTTGCCTATGTTGAAAGCTATCTGGAGCAAAACAACCCGACACCATTTTATTTGAAGTTTACCATTTTGAGAAAAGATTCTTTCGGACTTTTCGTACCGGTCAGAGAGTGGTTTAAAAAAAGGAAAGCAGTTCCTGTAGATGCGCAACTCATACAACAGGACATCAGTGAATTAACCAGTGGCAGTTATCAATTGAAAATCCAGTTGATGGATAAAGACAAACAACTTATTTGCGAAGAGAACACGCATTTCATCAGGGAGAATCCTTTTTGGGACCGGATACATTATTTATTCACGAGCCGTAAAGAGGATAAATTTTATTTTGATACCATTCCGGTTGAGCTGGTGGACTATGGTGTCAGGGCTGTTCACCCATTGATTACAGGGATAGATGTATCGACTCTGAATAATTTATTGAAAGAAAAAAAAGAACAAGAAAAGCGAATTTTTCTTTTTACCTATTTTAGCGAGCGTTATGACACAGCGAGAATAGCTTTTATGAATTATTTAAAACTCGCAAAGTACCTCGATCAGGAATTCAAATCGGGCTTTGGTTATGGATTTGAAACGGATCGGGGAATCATGTATTTGCGTTATGGCAGGCCTGATGAAATCATAAAAGAGGATAAAGATCATGGTGCCTTTCCTTACGAAATCTGGAAATATAATAAAATTGCTAAAGGGGGCCAAACCAACGTTAAGTTTCTGTTTTATAACCCGGACTTAGCAGGCAGTGATTTTAGGCTGCTACATTCAACAGCCATTGGTGAAAGATTCAACCGGAAATGGGAAATTGAGTTGTACAAAAATGCAAAAGATCAATTCAAAGGCGATAATTTTTTCGATGCCACCGAAATGCAACCCGGCATCAACAGAAGGGCTCGGGAATATTTTGACAATTGA
- a CDS encoding membrane lipoprotein lipid attachment site-containing protein, with translation MKRIIYFFVFIATLSSCKDENQIDQEFLSGKWFVEQAYRNDKLTNTLEGAFFYFDGQIMTTNFQGAEQQATYVIHKNQIQLTKGMDYTFYIKKLGSKQLELKFEIHKTQFVFKVKKE, from the coding sequence ATGAAAAGGATTATTTATTTTTTTGTTTTTATCGCCACGCTGAGCTCGTGCAAAGATGAAAACCAAATAGATCAGGAGTTTTTATCAGGTAAGTGGTTTGTCGAACAAGCCTATCGCAATGATAAATTAACCAACACCCTGGAGGGGGCTTTTTTCTATTTTGATGGACAAATTATGACAACAAATTTTCAGGGTGCCGAACAGCAGGCTACCTATGTCATCCATAAAAATCAGATTCAGCTCACAAAAGGAATGGATTATACGTTTTATATAAAAAAGCTGGGTAGCAAACAACTGGAACTAAAATTTGAAATTCATAAAACACAGTTTGTCTTTAAAGTAAAAAAAGAATGA
- a CDS encoding SDR family NAD(P)-dependent oxidoreductase, protein MKNVLITGVNSGIGLYLATELAESGFKVFGTLRDLSKAPPELSKFPNLHLLEMQLNRPDGIENAFLQIKPALEEAGLYALINNAGTVEPGPSLFLPMESFREVFEINVFAPLRLTQLCFGALSKYGPGARIIQMSSVSGLFASPFLGAYASSKFALEGLSDSMRRELNLLGIHVVKLNPGSLKTGIWRKQLDVHKKFPPNPFDAFLEKANELIFKMERKAIPVDALQAAFWDAFMSDHPKPSYLVHPNKFMFRLISRFLPVNFVDRMIRKTLKSSKNEIRPF, encoded by the coding sequence GTGAAAAACGTATTGATTACAGGAGTGAACTCCGGAATAGGACTTTACCTGGCAACAGAACTCGCTGAAAGTGGGTTCAAGGTTTTTGGGACCTTGAGAGATTTGAGCAAAGCCCCACCGGAATTGTCAAAATTCCCGAACTTACACTTGCTGGAAATGCAATTAAACCGTCCGGATGGCATCGAAAACGCCTTTTTGCAAATCAAACCTGCACTGGAAGAAGCGGGTTTATATGCCCTGATCAACAATGCCGGGACAGTGGAACCCGGGCCATCGCTATTTCTCCCTATGGAATCATTTAGGGAAGTCTTTGAAATCAATGTATTTGCACCCCTTCGATTGACCCAATTGTGTTTCGGCGCTCTAAGCAAATATGGGCCTGGAGCCAGAATTATCCAGATGAGTTCGGTCAGCGGGCTCTTTGCTTCGCCCTTTTTGGGGGCCTATGCATCTTCGAAATTTGCCCTGGAAGGTTTGAGCGATAGCATGCGCCGGGAGCTCAATTTGTTAGGGATTCACGTCGTGAAGTTAAATCCTGGAAGTTTGAAAACAGGGATTTGGAGAAAACAACTGGATGTCCATAAAAAATTTCCTCCCAACCCTTTTGATGCTTTTCTGGAGAAAGCTAATGAACTCATTTTCAAGATGGAAAGAAAGGCCATACCCGTGGACGCTCTTCAGGCCGCATTTTGGGATGCATTCATGTCGGATCATCCGAAACCCAGCTATTTGGTACATCCTAACAAATTCATGTTTAGGCTGATAAGTCGGTTTTTACCTGTTAACTTTGTCGATCGAATGATCCGGAAAACATTGAAATCTTCCAAAAACGAGATCAGACCATTTTAA
- a CDS encoding M1 family metallopeptidase → MMKHCIFAICLSFLLLNGTYAQQNFSRKDSLRGALRPERAYNVLFYDLDLKFNLSSQSIEGSLEMEYLPTEDLRILQLDLFENMEVERITKGSKELNYSREFDALFIESQDSKGKKDKIKVHYKGKPIQAKNAPWDGGFVWQKDEQGKPWVGVACEGTGASLWWPNKDHLSDEPDNGMKIRLTAPEDLMAISNGNLEKVSEPVKGYKTWHWRVGYPINNYNVSFYLGDYVHFSDKYQSKDSSWLNLDYYVLKANESKARVHFEQVHKMLECYEHYFGKYPFWNDGFAMIEAPYLGMEHQSAIAYGNKYKRGYLGGMIPEEFNFDFIIIHESGHEYFGNALSVSDHADMWIHEGFTTYMEALYVEYLHGKKAALRYLDHQRKLIKNSMPLVGPRDVNFTGFPDSDQYYKGSWVLQTLRSAFKNDAEWFKMLKSFYTTYQFKNIQTEDFIQFVNKFSGKDFTPFFQQYLFHTEIPKVVLRVEYTEQKTRIFYKISCKETKLEIPIEINLDGKVIQLDASSTERNIEFNRVFKSVKAVNTQSLVAVE, encoded by the coding sequence ATGATGAAACATTGCATTTTTGCTATTTGCCTTAGTTTTCTGTTATTAAACGGAACTTATGCTCAACAAAATTTCAGCAGAAAAGACAGCCTTAGAGGTGCATTGAGACCCGAGCGGGCCTACAATGTATTATTTTACGACCTCGACCTGAAGTTTAACCTAAGCTCTCAATCCATCGAAGGTTCGCTTGAAATGGAGTATCTTCCAACTGAAGACTTAAGGATCCTGCAACTTGACTTGTTTGAAAACATGGAGGTGGAAAGAATCACCAAAGGATCCAAAGAACTTAATTACAGCAGAGAATTCGATGCATTATTTATCGAATCTCAGGATTCCAAAGGAAAAAAGGATAAAATCAAAGTCCATTACAAAGGCAAACCGATTCAGGCAAAAAATGCACCCTGGGATGGTGGATTTGTTTGGCAAAAAGATGAACAGGGTAAACCCTGGGTGGGGGTAGCCTGTGAAGGAACGGGTGCGAGTTTGTGGTGGCCAAACAAGGATCACCTTTCAGATGAACCCGACAACGGCATGAAAATCCGGTTGACCGCCCCTGAAGATTTAATGGCCATTTCCAATGGAAACCTCGAAAAGGTAAGCGAACCGGTCAAAGGATACAAAACCTGGCATTGGCGAGTTGGTTATCCGATCAACAATTACAATGTAAGTTTTTATCTGGGTGATTATGTTCACTTTTCAGACAAGTACCAATCGAAAGACAGCAGCTGGCTGAATTTGGATTACTATGTACTCAAAGCCAATGAATCCAAAGCACGAGTTCATTTTGAGCAAGTGCACAAGATGCTGGAATGTTATGAACACTACTTTGGAAAATATCCATTTTGGAATGATGGCTTTGCCATGATTGAAGCTCCTTACCTGGGGATGGAACATCAGAGTGCTATCGCTTATGGCAACAAATACAAGCGAGGATATCTTGGCGGCATGATTCCGGAAGAGTTTAATTTTGATTTTATAATCATCCACGAAAGCGGACATGAATATTTTGGAAATGCATTGTCGGTCAGCGACCACGCAGATATGTGGATTCACGAAGGTTTTACGACCTACATGGAAGCTTTATATGTAGAATATCTGCATGGAAAAAAAGCAGCATTGCGTTATTTAGACCATCAACGGAAACTGATTAAAAATTCGATGCCATTGGTAGGACCAAGGGATGTCAACTTTACAGGATTTCCGGATAGCGACCAATATTACAAGGGCAGTTGGGTACTTCAAACTTTGCGATCTGCTTTTAAGAATGATGCCGAATGGTTTAAAATGCTTAAAAGTTTTTATACCACTTACCAATTTAAAAACATCCAAACCGAAGACTTTATACAATTTGTAAACAAGTTCAGCGGGAAAGATTTTACGCCATTTTTTCAGCAATATTTGTTCCACACAGAAATCCCCAAGGTGGTGCTTCGAGTCGAGTATACGGAACAAAAAACCCGAATTTTTTATAAAATATCTTGTAAAGAAACCAAACTCGAGATCCCTATTGAAATCAATCTCGATGGGAAAGTCATTCAACTGGATGCAAGTTCCACTGAAAGAAATATAGAATTCAACAGGGTATTCAAATCGGTAAAAGCGGTGAACACACAGTCGTTAGTAGCAGTGGAATAG
- a CDS encoding glyceraldehyde-3-phosphate dehydrogenase, which yields MSLVSQNLAADLELKDWREKEKTALELSKLVGDLRFDRSIELVLFRKDLYDARPSQIISDHLFAKNYIDKPLDLNLSLEISKIISKMDSLQPSRIDIGKLASEWEMKKDGPEDLLNFITSKLISGFENSNGKFDARDVVLYGFGRIGRLVARRLISQTGSGEQLRLKAIVVRAGMKDPHEEVLKRLALLETDSIHGNFPGAIEVSEDGKEAIINGNRIKIIFAGHPSEINYEDYGIKDALLIDNTGLYDTREKLSVHLRPGISEIILTAPGKDIPNIVVGVNHELADTANENIFCAASCTTNAIVPVIKVIDEAFRLEKGHIETVHAYTSDQNLLDNFHRKPRRGRGAPINMVITSTGAASAVAKVLPHLKGKLTGNAVRVPVPDVSLAILNLSLEKNTDKDQILARLRDASLHGELVEQLHYSNSNEYVSSNAVGTTCACVVDAPSTIMSADGKTVTIYAWYDNEFGYACQVVRLAKYVAKVRRFTYY from the coding sequence ATGAGTCTAGTTAGCCAAAACCTTGCTGCAGATCTCGAATTGAAAGATTGGAGGGAAAAGGAAAAAACAGCCCTTGAATTAAGTAAACTCGTCGGAGATCTCAGATTTGACCGGTCCATTGAACTGGTCTTGTTCCGGAAAGATCTTTACGATGCTCGTCCGAGCCAGATCATCAGCGATCATCTGTTTGCAAAAAACTACATCGACAAACCACTTGATCTGAACCTGAGTCTGGAAATTTCTAAGATTATTTCTAAAATGGACAGCCTTCAGCCTTCTAGAATTGATATAGGCAAACTTGCCTCGGAGTGGGAAATGAAGAAAGATGGACCAGAAGATCTTTTGAATTTTATTACCTCAAAACTTATATCGGGGTTCGAAAACAGCAATGGCAAATTTGATGCGAGGGATGTTGTACTTTATGGCTTTGGACGAATTGGGAGGTTGGTAGCGAGACGGCTGATTTCTCAAACAGGCAGTGGCGAACAATTGAGGTTGAAGGCCATCGTGGTGCGCGCCGGAATGAAAGACCCACACGAGGAAGTGTTAAAGCGTCTGGCGCTACTCGAAACGGATTCGATACACGGCAACTTCCCGGGGGCTATAGAAGTCAGTGAAGATGGAAAAGAAGCCATCATAAATGGCAACAGGATCAAAATCATTTTTGCAGGACATCCATCGGAGATCAACTACGAGGATTATGGAATTAAAGATGCTTTGTTGATCGACAATACCGGACTATACGATACGCGTGAAAAATTAAGCGTACATCTGCGTCCGGGTATTTCTGAAATCATACTCACCGCACCAGGGAAAGATATTCCAAATATCGTTGTAGGAGTCAATCACGAACTTGCCGATACAGCCAATGAAAACATTTTTTGCGCAGCTTCATGTACTACAAATGCGATTGTTCCGGTCATTAAAGTGATCGATGAGGCTTTTAGGCTTGAAAAAGGCCATATTGAAACTGTTCATGCTTACACCAGCGATCAGAATTTACTGGATAATTTCCACCGGAAACCAAGAAGAGGGAGAGGAGCACCGATCAACATGGTCATCACCAGTACCGGCGCAGCCAGTGCCGTAGCAAAGGTATTGCCCCATTTAAAAGGAAAACTTACCGGAAATGCAGTTCGGGTACCGGTACCAGATGTATCTCTGGCCATACTCAATTTGAGTCTTGAAAAAAATACAGATAAGGACCAGATTCTCGCCAGATTAAGAGATGCGAGTTTACATGGCGAATTGGTAGAGCAATTGCATTATTCAAATTCCAATGAATATGTGTCCAGCAACGCCGTTGGAACAACATGTGCTTGTGTTGTAGACGCACCATCTACAATCATGTCTGCAGATGGTAAAACCGTTACCATTTATGCATGGTACGATAATGAATTCGGTTATGCCTGTCAGGTGGTTCGCCTTGCCAAATACGTTGCGAAGGTGAGAAGGTTTACTTATTATTAA
- a CDS encoding sigma-70 family RNA polymerase sigma factor → MRQLKITKSITNRESQSLEKYLQEIGKVDLLTPEEEVDLAKKIKQGDQLSLERLTKANLRFVVSVAKQYQNQGLSLSDLINEGNLGLIKAAQRFDETRGFKFISYAVWWIRQSILQALAEQSRIVRLPLNKVGSLNKINRAFSELEQEFEREPSAEELATMLEIPTEEVETTMGVAARHVSMDAPFVEGEDNSLLDVLENDSTPATDAKLEFKDSLRQEIERALGTLTDRQADVIKLYFGIGVEHPESLEDIGDKFGLTRERVRQIKDKAINKLRSASRSKLLKQYLG, encoded by the coding sequence ATGAGGCAACTAAAAATTACAAAGTCGATTACCAACCGAGAGAGTCAGTCACTCGAAAAATATTTACAGGAAATTGGGAAGGTCGACTTGTTGACACCTGAAGAGGAAGTCGATCTGGCTAAAAAGATCAAACAAGGGGATCAGTTGTCGCTCGAACGTCTTACCAAAGCGAACCTCCGTTTTGTGGTTTCAGTAGCCAAACAATATCAGAATCAAGGTCTTTCCCTGTCGGACCTGATCAATGAAGGAAACCTGGGATTGATCAAAGCTGCTCAGCGTTTTGATGAAACCAGGGGTTTTAAATTCATTTCATATGCTGTTTGGTGGATCAGACAATCCATTCTGCAGGCACTTGCAGAACAATCGAGAATCGTGCGTTTACCCCTGAACAAAGTGGGTTCGCTCAATAAAATAAACAGGGCATTTTCTGAACTCGAGCAGGAATTTGAAAGAGAACCTTCAGCCGAAGAACTTGCTACCATGCTCGAAATCCCAACTGAAGAAGTTGAGACTACCATGGGAGTAGCTGCTCGTCACGTATCCATGGATGCCCCTTTTGTCGAAGGGGAAGACAATTCCTTGCTGGATGTTCTGGAAAATGACAGCACTCCGGCCACGGATGCCAAACTGGAGTTCAAAGATTCCCTTCGGCAGGAAATTGAGAGAGCTTTAGGTACATTAACCGACAGACAAGCCGATGTGATTAAATTGTATTTCGGAATAGGGGTAGAACACCCCGAATCACTCGAAGACATAGGAGATAAATTCGGACTAACCCGCGAGAGAGTCCGCCAGATAAAAGACAAAGCCATTAATAAACTTCGTTCTGCTTCCAGGAGCAAATTGCTGAAGCAATACCTGGGTTAA
- a CDS encoding activator of HSP90 ATPase 1 family protein: MGRVQIQIDFMFKSSPATVYLFATQPTCMVRWFCDRVDNIGDRYTFDWEGDHEEATLAIDIEEELVKYVWDDRDEEFLQFRIYKTDITNETILEVTDFCDDDEVKEQNELWEVYIKKFKTFCGG; this comes from the coding sequence ATGGGAAGAGTTCAGATACAAATTGATTTCATGTTCAAATCGTCGCCGGCGACGGTTTACTTATTTGCGACTCAGCCCACCTGTATGGTGCGTTGGTTCTGCGACCGGGTCGACAACATTGGCGATAGATATACCTTCGATTGGGAAGGCGATCACGAAGAAGCCACACTGGCTATCGACATCGAGGAAGAACTGGTTAAGTACGTTTGGGATGACAGAGATGAAGAATTCCTTCAATTTCGGATCTATAAAACTGACATTACCAACGAGACGATCCTTGAAGTCACAGATTTTTGCGATGACGACGAAGTCAAAGAGCAAAATGAGTTATGGGAAGTGTATATCAAGAAGTTTAAAACTTTTTGTGGAGGTTAA